The proteins below are encoded in one region of Stigmatopora argus isolate UIUO_Sarg chromosome 2, RoL_Sarg_1.0, whole genome shotgun sequence:
- the pla2r1 gene encoding secretory phospholipase A2 receptor isoform X3, which produces MDLPVMWWRCRGNMLYGASRWKVAVAGNLVVVKRASYHEWKRYDTPREGPCSNPYEDIHTLLGNARGMPCEFPFKYNNKWYSECTTEGREDHLPWCSTTSRYDEAEKWGFCPVHDFSCDHFWEFHYELRACYQFNLYTLLTWSQAMLTCQAQGGNLLSITNAAEEFYINERMTMAGAMVWFGLNHLKDGRGWQWSDGTPLSLLRFNKAVLPVSPLKDDRQCGTYTPGSSGVWQSLSCESALPYICKKTPNDTQRAEPLENWQYFHTECDEGWLPHNGFCYHVTSEARNWEESSRACVNHHANLTSLHTLSQVEMLQSLLANYSGETSGMWIGLWKPASSPRVEWSDGTPVTLTVWHSYHPPDNLTNANYCVKADRKGGAWLLVSCDEELQAACRKASRRTSAPDVQIWDEGCLQGWKRYGHSCYSVTGHEQTFEEAQNGYYCNAPLLTVDNRFEQAFVNSLLSANGANDSTFYWIGLRDSGERGEYRWLHRNGSTLPLTFSNWNKHQPVSANGCVAMSGGLALGRWNAKDCNSQKALSVCKQSISSYQEVPLLPEAHVDAFTACPPGWESQDGLLYCFKVFHDEKVLMKRSWVEADFFCQALGAQLASFRQYEEQRLLKQLLGTMFQGTEARWLWVGFNKRDPERPGSWEWSDGSPVTTSFIQDKNDEDDRRDCAVYSDLSDSLLPQPCESKHEWICKISRGDKLKRPYWYSEQSEPWVFYRGAEYLVAKQPFNWDAVSLACQMMGAYLLSVHSREELNFVKERLRRLSLGPSDWWIGISVGRRQEDISWSDKTEMDFHNWADDSQRSDKTGSCVTMNSSTGKWSPSPCTHLHGYVCKRKTVSVVETPREPHYIGACPDKWLYFGHKCLLLHLPDNPKEGKSWNDARSICSSFQGSLVAIEDEIEQAYITMLLQGISVGVWIGLWNQDTMKWTNGRPVSYTNWSPVEPKSSLNEDDLLSGFPDEPQCIVLSNNHNVHLTGKWYDEKCSEEGYGFVCQKAQDTSKAPTHSSRHPLPDSIEYKSRRYKVVSGNLSWYNALQTCLNNNYELVSITDAYHQAFLTVLVNRLGVPHWIGLYSQDSGINYRWSDGSDTVYTHWDSAQDDLETGECVYMDVNGGWRRADCESTLPGAHCHIPPPKNKPFVSYEAVCPSTWVKFRRGCYDFEPVGLRLAFEDAREHCRSKVNTSDILSIENDVENRFVLEELWSSGLLHQNVWLGLYFNIDTDSMAWVDGSPLDYANWPGRAPDLKRLSVDSCVSTRAADGVWRLSGCAERLGFICKTDSDAATEVEVEPINGVHHGVILAAVLAAALIFALLAGALCFAYRRNAARFRGFPTLAGAYYRQTGSQAAESDSSVLITELEEHSS; this is translated from the exons ATGGACCTGCCCGTAATGTGGTGGCGCTGCAGGGGTAACATGTTGTACGGGGCGTCCCGCTGGAAGGTGGCCGTCGCCGGGAACTTGGTGGTGGTCAAGCGAGCCTCTTACCATGAGTGGAAAAGGTACGACACGCCCAGAGAGGGGCCCTGCTCCAATCCCTATGAAG ATATCCACACTTTGTTGGGAAACGCACGCGGCATGCCCTGCGAGTTCCCCTTCAAGTACAACAACAAATGGTACTCAGAGTGCACCACGGAGGGCCGCGAAGACCATCTACCATGGTGCTCCACCACCAGCAGATACGACGAGGCGGAAAAATGGGGGTTCTGCCCAGTGCATG ATTTCAGTTGCGACCATTTCTGGGAGTTCCACTACGAGCTTCGCGCCTGTTACCAGTTTAACCTTTACACGCTCCTCACCTGGAGTCAAGCCATGCTGACGTGTCAGGCTCAGGGTGGAAATCTGCTCAGCATAACCAACGCGGCGGAGGAATTTTACATCAATG AACGGATGACGATGGCTGGAGCGATGGTGTGGTTTGGGCTAAACCACTTGAAGGACGGGCGGGGCTGGCAATGGTCGGATGGCACGCCGCTATCCTTGTTACGTTTCAATAAAG CAGTGCTGCCGGTCAGCCCTCTCAAGGACGACAGACAGTGTGGAACGTACACCCCAGGTTCTAGCGGAGTTTGGCAGAGTCTTTCCTGCGAATCTGCTCTGCCTTACATCTGTAAAAAGACGCCCAATGACACGCAGAGAGCCGAGCCGCTCG AAAACTGGCAGTACTTCCACACCGAGTGCGACGAAGGCTGGCTGCCTCACAACGGTTTCTGCTACCACGTCACATCCGAAGCGAGAAACTGGGAGGAGTCTTCTCGGGCGTGCGTCAATCACCACGCTAACCTCACCAGTCTTCACACGCTTTCCCAAGTGGAGATGCTGCAAAGCCTCCTGGCCAACT ATTCCGGCGAGACTTCGGGAATGTGGATCGGTCTCTGGAAACCGGCTTCATCTCCGCGCGTGGAGTGGTCCGACGGAACGCCGGTGACGCTCACCGTGTGGCACTCGTATCACCCGCCGGATAATTTGACGAATGCAAACTACTGTGTCAAAGCAGACAGGAAG GGAGGCGCCTGGCTTTTGGTGTCGTGTGATGAGGAACTTCAAGCTGCGTGCAGAAAAGCGAGCCGTCGCACATCGGCTCCGGACGTCCAAATTTGGGACGAAGGCTGCCTtcag GGCTGGAAGCGTTACGGTCACTCGTGTTACAGCGTCACCGGCCACGAGCAGACGTTTGAGGAAGCGCAGAACGGATATTATTGCAACGCGCCTCTACTCACTGTGGACAACAG GTTCGAGCAAGCGTTTGTCAACAGTTTGCTGAGTGCCAACGGAGCCAATGACAGCACCTTTTACTGGATTGGCCTCCGTGATTCAGGGGAAAGGGGGGAATACAGATGGCTTCATCGCAATGGCTCCACTCTTCCGCTCACTTTTAGCAACTGGAACAAACACCAGCCAG TCAGTGCCAACGGATGTGTTGCCATGTCAGGTGGTTTGGCTTTGGGCCGCTGGAACGCCAAAGACTGCAATTCCCAGAAGGCCTTGTCCGTGTGTAAGCAGAGCATCAGTAGCTACCAGGAAGTGCCGCTGCTACCAGAAGCCCATGTGGATGCCTTCACCGCCTGCCCCCCTGGATGGGAGTCTCAAGATGGTCTCCTCTACTGTTTTAAA GTGTTCCATGATGAAAAAGTGCTGATGAAACGCTCGTGGGTGGAAGCCGATTTCTTCTGCCAGGCTCTCGGCGCTCAATTGGCCAGTTTCCGCCAGTACGAGGAGCAGCGGCTTCTCAAACAACTCCTCGGCACCATGTTCCAAGG AACAGAGGCTCGCTGGTTGTGGGTCGGCTTCAATAAACGAGATCCCGAACGCCCGGGTTCTTGGGAATGGTCCGACGGTTCTCCT GTGACGACCTCCTTCATCCAGGACAAAAACGACGAGGACGACCGAAGGGACTGCGCGGTGTACAGCGACCTATCCGACAGCCTGTTGCCGCAACCGTGCGAAAGCAAACACGAGTGGATCTGTAAGATCTCCAGAG GAGACAAACTGAAAAGGCCCTACTGGTACTCTGAGC AGAGCGAGCCGTGGGTTTTCTATCGCGGAGCCGAGTACCTGGTGGCCAAGCAGCCCTTCAACTGGGACGCCGTCTCTCTGGCCTGCCAGATGATGGGAGCTTACTTGCTGTCCGTTCACTCCAGGGAGGAGCTGAACTTTGTCAAGGAGCGCCTGCGACGG CTTTCCCTCGGCCCCAGCGATTGGTGGATTGGGATTTCCGTCGGCCGGCGCCAAGAGGAcataag TTGGAGCGACAAGACGGAGATGGACTTTCACAACTGGGCGGACGACAGCCAAAGGAGCGACAAAACGGGATCGTGCGTCACCATGAACTCGTCAACGG GAAAGTGGTCGCCCAGTCCTTGCACCCATCTTCACGGATACGTTTGTAAGAGAAAGACCGTCTCTGTGGTGGAAACGCCGAGAGAGCCGCACTATATCGGAGCCTGTCCGGATAAATGGCTCTACTTTGGACACAAG TGTCTCCTGCTTCACCTTCCCGACAATCCCAAGGAGGGGAAAAGCTGGAACGACGCCCGTTCCATCTGCTCTTCCTTCCAAGGTTCACTCGTGGCCATAGAAGATGAGATTGAACAAG CGTACATCACCATGCTGCTTCAGGGAATCTCTGTCGGCGTGTGGATTGGTCTTTGGAATCAAGACACCATGAAATGGACAAACGGCCGACCTGTCAGCTACACCAACTGGTCTCCCGTTGAACCAAAGAGCTCCCTCAAC GAGGACGATTTGCTGAGCGGATTTCCCGACGAACCGCAGTGCATCGTCCTGTCCAACAACCACAACGTGCACCTGACCGGGAAGTGGTACGACGAAAAGTGCAGCGAGGAAGGCTACGGTTTTGTTTGCCAGAAAGCCCAAG ACACGTCCAAAGCGCCCACCCACTCGTCCCGCCACCCTCTGCCGGACAGCATCGAGTACAAAAGTCGGCGTTACAAGGTGGTTTCGGGCAACCTGAGCTGGTACAACGCCCTGCAGACGTGCTTGAACAATAATTATGAGCTGGTGAGCATCACGGACGCCTACCACCAGGCTTTCCTGACCGTCCTGGTCAACAGACTGGGAGTCCCGCACTGGATTGGCTTGTACAGTCAAGAT AGCGGTATCAACTACCGGTGGTCAGATGGCAGCGACACGGTGTACACACACTGGGACTCGGCCCAAGACGACTTGGAGACGGGAGAGTGCGTCTACATGGACGTGAACGGCGGGTGGCGGCGAGCTGACTGCGAAAGTACTCTACCGGGAGCCCACTGCCACATTCCTCCACCAA AAAATAAGCCATTCGTCTCATATGAGGCGGTGTGCCCCTCGACGTGGGTCAAATTCAGACGGGGATGTTACGATTTTGAACCGGTGGGGCTGAGGCTGGCTTTTGAAGATGCTCGGGAGCATTGTAGaagcaaag TCAACACTTCGGATATCCTGTCCATCGAGAACGACGTGGAAAACCGCTTTGTCCTGGAGGAGCTGTGGTCATCGGGGCTTCTGCACCAGAACGTGTGGCTGGGGCTTTACTTCAACATCGACA CGGATTCCATGGCTTGGGTGGACGGTTCCCCTCTGGACTACGCCAACTGGCCCGGCAGAGCTCCGGACTTGAAACGACTGAGCGTAGACTCCTGCGTCAGCACCCGAGCGGCCGACGGAGTGTGGCGGTTGTCCGGGTGCGCCGAGCGGTTGGGCTTTATCTGCAAAACGGATTCGG ATGCGGCTACTGAAGTGGAAGTGGAACCCATTAACG GAGTCCACCACGGCGTGATTCTGGCCGCCGTGCTGGCGGCCGCGTTGATCTTCGCTCTGCTGGCAGGAGCGCTGTGCTTCGCTTACAGGAGGAACGCCGCACGTTTTCGCGGCTTCCCAACGCTCGCCGGCGCCTACTACCGACAGACGGGTTCTCAGGCCGCGGAGTCCGACAGCAGCGTGCTGATCACGGAGTTGGAAGAGCACTCCAGCTAA
- the pla2r1 gene encoding secretory phospholipase A2 receptor isoform X4 has protein sequence MVSPLDFSCDHFWEFHYELRACYQFNLYTLLTWSQAMLTCQAQGGNLLSITNAAEEFYINERMTMAGAMVWFGLNHLKDGRGWQWSDGTPLSLLRFNKAVLPVSPLKDDRQCGTYTPGSSGVWQSLSCESALPYICKKTPNDTQRAEPLENWQYFHTECDEGWLPHNGFCYHVTSEARNWEESSRACVNHHANLTSLHTLSQVEMLQSLLANYSGETSGMWIGLWKPASSPRVEWSDGTPVTLTVWHSYHPPDNLTNANYCVKADRKGGAWLLVSCDEELQAACRKASRRTSAPDVQIWDEGCLQGWKRYGHSCYSVTGHEQTFEEAQNGYYCNAPLLTVDNRFEQAFVNSLLSANGANDSTFYWIGLRDSGERGEYRWLHRNGSTLPLTFSNWNKHQPVSANGCVAMSGGLALGRWNAKDCNSQKALSVCKQSISSYQEVPLLPEAHVDAFTACPPGWESQDGLLYCFKVFHDEKVLMKRSWVEADFFCQALGAQLASFRQYEEQRLLKQLLGTMFQGTEARWLWVGFNKRDPERPGSWEWSDGSPVTTSFIQDKNDEDDRRDCAVYSDLSDSLLPQPCESKHEWICKISRGDKLKRPYWYSEQSEPWVFYRGAEYLVAKQPFNWDAVSLACQMMGAYLLSVHSREELNFVKERLRRLSLGPSDWWIGISVGRRQEDISWSDKTEMDFHNWADDSQRSDKTGSCVTMNSSTGKWSPSPCTHLHGYVCKRKTVSVVETPREPHYIGACPDKWLYFGHKCLLLHLPDNPKEGKSWNDARSICSSFQGSLVAIEDEIEQAYITMLLQGISVGVWIGLWNQDTMKWTNGRPVSYTNWSPVEPKSSLNEDDLLSGFPDEPQCIVLSNNHNVHLTGKWYDEKCSEEGYGFVCQKAQDTSKAPTHSSRHPLPDSIEYKSRRYKVVSGNLSWYNALQTCLNNNYELVSITDAYHQAFLTVLVNRLGVPHWIGLYSQDSGINYRWSDGSDTVYTHWDSAQDDLETGECVYMDVNGGWRRADCESTLPGAHCHIPPPKNKPFVSYEAVCPSTWVKFRRGCYDFEPVGLRLAFEDAREHCRSKVNTSDILSIENDVENRFVLEELWSSGLLHQNVWLGLYFNIDTDSMAWVDGSPLDYANWPGRAPDLKRLSVDSCVSTRAADGVWRLSGCAERLGFICKTDSDAATEVEVEPINGVHHGVILAAVLAAALIFALLAGALCFAYRRNAARFRGFPTLAGAYYRQTGSQAAESDSSVLITELEEHSS, from the exons ATG GTCTCCCCGCTAGATTTCAGTTGCGACCATTTCTGGGAGTTCCACTACGAGCTTCGCGCCTGTTACCAGTTTAACCTTTACACGCTCCTCACCTGGAGTCAAGCCATGCTGACGTGTCAGGCTCAGGGTGGAAATCTGCTCAGCATAACCAACGCGGCGGAGGAATTTTACATCAATG AACGGATGACGATGGCTGGAGCGATGGTGTGGTTTGGGCTAAACCACTTGAAGGACGGGCGGGGCTGGCAATGGTCGGATGGCACGCCGCTATCCTTGTTACGTTTCAATAAAG CAGTGCTGCCGGTCAGCCCTCTCAAGGACGACAGACAGTGTGGAACGTACACCCCAGGTTCTAGCGGAGTTTGGCAGAGTCTTTCCTGCGAATCTGCTCTGCCTTACATCTGTAAAAAGACGCCCAATGACACGCAGAGAGCCGAGCCGCTCG AAAACTGGCAGTACTTCCACACCGAGTGCGACGAAGGCTGGCTGCCTCACAACGGTTTCTGCTACCACGTCACATCCGAAGCGAGAAACTGGGAGGAGTCTTCTCGGGCGTGCGTCAATCACCACGCTAACCTCACCAGTCTTCACACGCTTTCCCAAGTGGAGATGCTGCAAAGCCTCCTGGCCAACT ATTCCGGCGAGACTTCGGGAATGTGGATCGGTCTCTGGAAACCGGCTTCATCTCCGCGCGTGGAGTGGTCCGACGGAACGCCGGTGACGCTCACCGTGTGGCACTCGTATCACCCGCCGGATAATTTGACGAATGCAAACTACTGTGTCAAAGCAGACAGGAAG GGAGGCGCCTGGCTTTTGGTGTCGTGTGATGAGGAACTTCAAGCTGCGTGCAGAAAAGCGAGCCGTCGCACATCGGCTCCGGACGTCCAAATTTGGGACGAAGGCTGCCTtcag GGCTGGAAGCGTTACGGTCACTCGTGTTACAGCGTCACCGGCCACGAGCAGACGTTTGAGGAAGCGCAGAACGGATATTATTGCAACGCGCCTCTACTCACTGTGGACAACAG GTTCGAGCAAGCGTTTGTCAACAGTTTGCTGAGTGCCAACGGAGCCAATGACAGCACCTTTTACTGGATTGGCCTCCGTGATTCAGGGGAAAGGGGGGAATACAGATGGCTTCATCGCAATGGCTCCACTCTTCCGCTCACTTTTAGCAACTGGAACAAACACCAGCCAG TCAGTGCCAACGGATGTGTTGCCATGTCAGGTGGTTTGGCTTTGGGCCGCTGGAACGCCAAAGACTGCAATTCCCAGAAGGCCTTGTCCGTGTGTAAGCAGAGCATCAGTAGCTACCAGGAAGTGCCGCTGCTACCAGAAGCCCATGTGGATGCCTTCACCGCCTGCCCCCCTGGATGGGAGTCTCAAGATGGTCTCCTCTACTGTTTTAAA GTGTTCCATGATGAAAAAGTGCTGATGAAACGCTCGTGGGTGGAAGCCGATTTCTTCTGCCAGGCTCTCGGCGCTCAATTGGCCAGTTTCCGCCAGTACGAGGAGCAGCGGCTTCTCAAACAACTCCTCGGCACCATGTTCCAAGG AACAGAGGCTCGCTGGTTGTGGGTCGGCTTCAATAAACGAGATCCCGAACGCCCGGGTTCTTGGGAATGGTCCGACGGTTCTCCT GTGACGACCTCCTTCATCCAGGACAAAAACGACGAGGACGACCGAAGGGACTGCGCGGTGTACAGCGACCTATCCGACAGCCTGTTGCCGCAACCGTGCGAAAGCAAACACGAGTGGATCTGTAAGATCTCCAGAG GAGACAAACTGAAAAGGCCCTACTGGTACTCTGAGC AGAGCGAGCCGTGGGTTTTCTATCGCGGAGCCGAGTACCTGGTGGCCAAGCAGCCCTTCAACTGGGACGCCGTCTCTCTGGCCTGCCAGATGATGGGAGCTTACTTGCTGTCCGTTCACTCCAGGGAGGAGCTGAACTTTGTCAAGGAGCGCCTGCGACGG CTTTCCCTCGGCCCCAGCGATTGGTGGATTGGGATTTCCGTCGGCCGGCGCCAAGAGGAcataag TTGGAGCGACAAGACGGAGATGGACTTTCACAACTGGGCGGACGACAGCCAAAGGAGCGACAAAACGGGATCGTGCGTCACCATGAACTCGTCAACGG GAAAGTGGTCGCCCAGTCCTTGCACCCATCTTCACGGATACGTTTGTAAGAGAAAGACCGTCTCTGTGGTGGAAACGCCGAGAGAGCCGCACTATATCGGAGCCTGTCCGGATAAATGGCTCTACTTTGGACACAAG TGTCTCCTGCTTCACCTTCCCGACAATCCCAAGGAGGGGAAAAGCTGGAACGACGCCCGTTCCATCTGCTCTTCCTTCCAAGGTTCACTCGTGGCCATAGAAGATGAGATTGAACAAG CGTACATCACCATGCTGCTTCAGGGAATCTCTGTCGGCGTGTGGATTGGTCTTTGGAATCAAGACACCATGAAATGGACAAACGGCCGACCTGTCAGCTACACCAACTGGTCTCCCGTTGAACCAAAGAGCTCCCTCAAC GAGGACGATTTGCTGAGCGGATTTCCCGACGAACCGCAGTGCATCGTCCTGTCCAACAACCACAACGTGCACCTGACCGGGAAGTGGTACGACGAAAAGTGCAGCGAGGAAGGCTACGGTTTTGTTTGCCAGAAAGCCCAAG ACACGTCCAAAGCGCCCACCCACTCGTCCCGCCACCCTCTGCCGGACAGCATCGAGTACAAAAGTCGGCGTTACAAGGTGGTTTCGGGCAACCTGAGCTGGTACAACGCCCTGCAGACGTGCTTGAACAATAATTATGAGCTGGTGAGCATCACGGACGCCTACCACCAGGCTTTCCTGACCGTCCTGGTCAACAGACTGGGAGTCCCGCACTGGATTGGCTTGTACAGTCAAGAT AGCGGTATCAACTACCGGTGGTCAGATGGCAGCGACACGGTGTACACACACTGGGACTCGGCCCAAGACGACTTGGAGACGGGAGAGTGCGTCTACATGGACGTGAACGGCGGGTGGCGGCGAGCTGACTGCGAAAGTACTCTACCGGGAGCCCACTGCCACATTCCTCCACCAA AAAATAAGCCATTCGTCTCATATGAGGCGGTGTGCCCCTCGACGTGGGTCAAATTCAGACGGGGATGTTACGATTTTGAACCGGTGGGGCTGAGGCTGGCTTTTGAAGATGCTCGGGAGCATTGTAGaagcaaag TCAACACTTCGGATATCCTGTCCATCGAGAACGACGTGGAAAACCGCTTTGTCCTGGAGGAGCTGTGGTCATCGGGGCTTCTGCACCAGAACGTGTGGCTGGGGCTTTACTTCAACATCGACA CGGATTCCATGGCTTGGGTGGACGGTTCCCCTCTGGACTACGCCAACTGGCCCGGCAGAGCTCCGGACTTGAAACGACTGAGCGTAGACTCCTGCGTCAGCACCCGAGCGGCCGACGGAGTGTGGCGGTTGTCCGGGTGCGCCGAGCGGTTGGGCTTTATCTGCAAAACGGATTCGG ATGCGGCTACTGAAGTGGAAGTGGAACCCATTAACG GAGTCCACCACGGCGTGATTCTGGCCGCCGTGCTGGCGGCCGCGTTGATCTTCGCTCTGCTGGCAGGAGCGCTGTGCTTCGCTTACAGGAGGAACGCCGCACGTTTTCGCGGCTTCCCAACGCTCGCCGGCGCCTACTACCGACAGACGGGTTCTCAGGCCGCGGAGTCCGACAGCAGCGTGCTGATCACGGAGTTGGAAGAGCACTCCAGCTAA